From the genome of Halictus rubicundus isolate RS-2024b chromosome 2, iyHalRubi1_principal, whole genome shotgun sequence, one region includes:
- the LOC143362404 gene encoding uncharacterized protein LOC143362404 yields MTTAIVHAFDCNNRPLECQAFAKKLNIISQERSVNIEVLNELKTVTNKTLRIKVKSRINGFNRTLNFFIIPHISSQLPDRQINKSQLHIPSNIQLADPHFHRPSHVDMLIGTGTTLACLSIENECESHFKRTVRRLKSGRYIVALPFNEKKQLIGESRTHALNRFLSLERKLTRDSQLRTEYNRIMDEYIDLGHMTQVKNDQDTHGYYLPHHAVIKPTSSTTRCRVVFDGSAKSTTGISLNDSLHTGPTIQDDIFTLLNRFRMHTYVISGDIEKMYRQFLVRPEDRQFQRIIWRNNKNEITTFELNTITFGLTSAPYLAIRCLQQLASEEFIHFPRACEVISKDIYVDDLLTGTDNYDETLRLRNDIILVLKRGGLNIRQWVSNDPNLLSGLSEEDIHPKFFGDTTVKTLGIAWDPKDDSINYQVHVTPRHTYTKRTILSTIAKIFDPLGLLGPVTVVAKILMQRLWQLKVDWDESLPMSLQTEWSNYQEELSLLEGLKFERHVSQPSVKRLELHGFCDASERAYGACIYIRSLDVSGNIRVRLLCAKSRVAPLKTISLARLELCGAVLLSSLYDSITRCLNHKIHETILWTDSTIVLHWLHKPPNILKTFVANRVVEIQTKTNILAWRHIRSSDNPADLLSRGTTPRILINSKIWCNGPDWLATDESLWPASCFEPPPETPEMRNIQCFTVTSAQPFDLLLRYSCIDRLRRIISYCLRFRPTNRKTGSISIQELERANEIIIKSTQTNAFSEEIAALKSKAGLNPKSKLLSLNPFIDEQGILHVGGRLQYSDLEYNTKHPILLPKSHHITDLIIRDIHIRNCHSGLTSTLYNVRQKYWPIDGKNTTRKIIRNCIKCFRFSPPTTNYLMGNLPTTRITESRPFSNVGTDFCGPFYIKERRHRNRTRVKVYVAVFICFSTKAVHLEVVGDLTTDAFLAALKRFIARRGICSNIYSDNGTNFVGANNELNELHRVLREDERVNRFVSDKKISWHFMPALSPHFGGLWEAAVKSFKHHLRRVVGDQLFTYEQFATFVTEIEGILNSRPLTPLSSDPNDPAALTPAHFLIGTAITSVPEADFTASPSNRLSNWQHIQKVKQDFWARWSKEYIHQLQTRTKWMKGSHDIQEGTVVILKDDHLPPLQWNLGRILEIHPGADNIIRAVTVKTSNGVYKRNVKQLAPLPIASDTN; encoded by the exons ATGACCACCGCAATTGTACACGCTTTCGACTGTAACAATCGGCCTCTCGAGTGTC AGGCTTTtgccaaaaaattaaatataatcagTCAGGAACGAAGTGTGAACATCGAGGTGTTGAATGAGCTAAAAACGGTAACGAACAAAACGCTACGAATAAAGGTCAAATCGCGCATTAACGGATTCAATCGCActctcaattttttcattattccACATATTTCCAGTCAGTTACCCGATCGTCAAATTAACAAATCGCAATTGCACATCCCATCAAATATACAACTTGCTGATCCTCATTTTCATCGGCCGTCACATGTAGACATGTTAATCGGTACCGGAACAACTTTGGCGTGTCTTAGCATAG AAAATGAATGCGAGTCCCATTTCAAACGGACAGTCAGACGATTGAAATCTGGACGATATATAGTAGCGCTTCCGTTCAATGAGAAGAAGCAGCTAATCGGCGAATCCCGTACGCACGCTCTAAATCGCTTTTTGTCTTTGGAACGTAAACTTACTCGCGACTCGCAACTCAGGACCGAGTATAATCGAATCATGGACGAATATATTGATTTAGGTCACATGACACAGGTAAAAAATGACCAAGACACACACGGGTATTATTTGCCTCATCACGCCGTCATCAAACCCACCAGCTCGACCACAAGATGTCGAGTTGTATTCGATGGTTCGGCTAAATCCACAACCGGGATTTCTTTAAATGACTCGCTACATACAGGACCGACCATACAGGACGACATTTTTACTTTATTGAATCGCTTTCGGATGCACACCTATGTTATATCAGGTGACATAgaaaaaatgtatcgccaattTCTCGTACGTCCTGAAGATCGTCAATTTCAAAGGATTATCTGGAGAAATaacaaaaacgaaattactacaTTCGAACTCAACACAATAACATTCGGTTTAACCTCTGCACCATATTTAGCCATCAGATGTTTACAACAATTGGCATCTGAGGAATTCATACATTTCCCAAGGGCTTGCGAGGTTATTTCCAAGGACATATACGTAGACGATCTTTTAACCGGCACAGATAACTATGACGAGACGCTACGACTACGTAACGACATTATTCTAGTATTAAAACGAGGAGGTTTAAACATTCGGCAGTGGGTATCAAACGACCCAAACCTCTTATCCGGACTTTCCGAAGAAGACATTCATCCAAAATTCTTCGGCGACACCACAGTAAAAACGTTAGGTATTGCATGGGATCCGAAGGACGATTCAATAAATTATCAAGTTCACGTTACGCCACGACATACATATACGAAACGGACGATTCTTTCAACGATCGCGAAGATTTTTGACCCGTTAGGTTTACTCGGTCCAGTCACAGTCGTTGCAAAGATATTAATGCAACGGTTATGGCAATTGAAGGTCGATTGGGACGAATCGTTGCCCATGAGCCTCCAGACTGAATGGTCAAATTATCAAGAAGAGCTCAGCCTCTTGGAAGGTTTAAAGTTTGAGCGACATGTCTCTCAACCCTCAGTCAAACGATTAGAGCTGCATGGCTTCTGCGATGCAAGCGAGCGGGCGTACGGGGCTTGCATATATATTCGGTCCCTTGACGTATCGGGGAATATAAGGGTACGActtctttgtgcaaaatcacgCGTTGCACCCTTAAAAACCATCAGTTTAGCTCGTCTGGAGCTTTGCGGGGCTGTCCTCCTTTCGTCACTATACGATTCAATCACGAGGTGTCTGAACCACAAAATTCACGAGACGATTTTGTGGACAGACTCTACCATAGTTCTACATTGGTTGCATAAACCGCCTAACATATTAAAaacctttgtggccaaccggGTTGTGGAAATTCAGACTAAAACAAACATACTCGCATGGCGACATATTCGGTCTTCAGACAATCCTGCGGATTTGTTATCACGCGGCACAACTCCCAGGATTTTGATAAATAGCAAAATCTGGTGCAACGGACCAGATTGGCTCGCTACTGACGAATCGCTATGGCCAGCATCTTGCTTTGAGCCTCCTCCAGAAACGCCTGAAATGCGTAATATACAATGCTTTACAGTCACCAGTGCGCAACCATTCGATTTGTTATTACGGTATTCATGCATAGACCGTCTGCGCCGaattatttcatattgtttACGATTTCGTCCGACAAATCGCAAAACTGGATCCATTTCCATTCAAGAATTAGAACGCGCCAACGAAATCATAATTAAGTCAACTCAGACAAACGCGTTTTCCGAGGAGATCGCAGCTCTTAAATCAAAGGCCGGTTTGAATCCTAAGAGCAAACTATTATCTCTAAACCCGTTCATCGATGAACAAGGGATACTTCACGTAGGTGGTCGACTGCAATATTCTGATCTAGAATACAACACAAAACATCCAATACTTTTGCCAAAGAGCCATCACATAACCGATTTGATAATCCGCGATATTCACATTCGAAATTGTCATTCTGGATTGACTTCTACCCTATACAACGTTCGACAAAAATACTGGCCAATCGATGGTAAGAACACTACCCGAAAAATCATCCGGAATTGTATCAAATGCTTTCGATTCAGCCCACCAACGACAAATTACCTAATGGGTAATTTACCCACCACGCGCATTACCGAATCCAGACCATTTTCAAACGTTGGAACAGACTTTTGCGGACCGTTTTATATCAAAGAACGTCGTCATCGAAATCGGACGCGCGTTAAGGTTTACGTTGCCGTATTTATCTGTTTTTCCACCAAGGCAGTCCATTTAGAAGTGGTGGGCGATCTAACTACGGACGCCTTTTTAGCAGCCTTGAAAAGATTCATCGCGAGGAGGGGCATTTGTAGTAACATTTATTCGGACAATGGCACTAATTTCGTAGGTGCCAACAACGAATTGAACGAACTTCACAGAGTTCTACGAGAGGATGAGAGGGTCAATCGATTTGTCTCTGACAAAAAGATTTCATGGCATTTTATGCCTGCCTTGTCTCCTCACTTCGGCGGACTCTGGGAAGCAGCTGTAAAGTCGTTCAAACATCATTTAAGGCGTGTTGTCGGTGATCAGCTTTTCACGTATGAGCAATTTGCCACGTTCGTAACCGAAATCGAGGGAATCCTAAATTCCCGACCATTGACTCCTCTTTCTTCCGATCCAAACGACCCCGCAGCATTGACTCCTGCCCATTTCCTTATTGGTACTGCGATAACGAGTGTGCCTGAAGCTGACTTCACCGCAAGTCCGAGCAATCGGCTGTCAAATTGGCAGCACATACAAAAGGTTAAGCAGGACTTCTGGGCCAGGTGGTCCAAGGAATACATCCACCAACTACAAACCCGGACCAAGTGGATGAAGGGATCCCACGACATCCAGGAAGGCACGGTTGTCATCCTGAAGGACGATCACCTGCCTCCACTCCAGTGGAATCTTGGAAGAATCTTGGAGATCCATCCCGGCGCCGACAACATCATACGTGCTGTCACAGTTAAAACCAGTAATGGTGTATATAAACGAAATGTGAAGCAGCTTGCCCCCCTTCCGATTGCTTCCGATACCAATTGA
- the LOC143362401 gene encoding uncharacterized protein LOC143362401, with the protein MSLTVKQKVELVLLRGDGYQSYRQVSSEFHKRHPDTPKLSASVIRKVVELFKNTGSVVQGRYRRSLWTEDNEVNVLAAFNTYPRTSIRSVSANCGLSKTTVHKILKKHNLKAYKATDVQQIFPRDIGPRIEFSLWIFDKTAYDRNFIRNLMITDESIFYTNGVICHQNSRMWSAKNPHWIKQCNIQYRKSVMVWCGIHNRKIIGPYFFEGNVNAASYLRFLETELSDTLDEMPIIQRQNLWFQQDGAPAHYAIAVRNWLNIKFENKWIGRGGPIAWPPRSPDLSPCDFFLWGYLKQIVFQTPVENVNDLQTRITTACRSISEEMLKSVEKQFLKRLQICISNDGEHVEG; encoded by the coding sequence ATGTCTCTAACTGTTAAACAGAAGGTAGAATTAGTTCTTCTACGGGGTGATGGATACCAATCATACAGACAAGTCAGTAGTGAATTCCATAAACGGCATCCGGATACACCAAAGCTGTCAGCATCAGTTATCCGAAAAGTTGTTGAGTTATTTAAGAACACTGGAAGTGTTGTACAAGGGAGATATCGACGTTCTTTGTGGACTGAAGACAATGAAGTTAACGTTTTGGCCGCTTTCAACACGTATCCTCGAACATCCATTCGTAGCGTTTCAGCCAATTGTGGACTCTCAAAAACGACTGTTCATAAaattcttaagaagcataactTGAAAGCTTACAAGGCAACGGACGTGCAACAAATTTTTCCTCGCGATATTGGACCACGAATAGAATTTTCGTTATGGATTTTCGATAAAACTGCATATGATCGAAATTTTATTCGGAATTTGATGATAACGGATGAAAGCATTTTTTATACTAACGGTGTAATTTGCCATCAGAATTCAAGGATGTGGTCAGCTAAAAATCCGCATTGGATTAAACAATGCAACATTCAATATCGAAAATCTGTTATGGTGTGGTGCGGTATCCATAATCGCAAAATAATTGGACCCTACTTTTTTGAAGGGAACGTAAATGCAGCATCGTATTTAAGATTTCTCGAAACAGAATTATCTGATACTTTGGATGAAATGCCAATAATACAAAGACAAAATCTTTGGTTTCAACAAGATGGAGCTCCTGCCCATTATGCTATAGCAGTTCGTAACTGGCTAAATATTAAATTCGAAAATAAATGGATTGGACGTGGCGGACCAATTGCATGGCCTCCAAGGTCGCCAGATCTTTCTCCGTGTGATTTTTTTCTGTGGGGCTATTTAAAACAAATAGTCTTTCAGACACCAGTAGAAAACGTAAATGATTTACAAACAAGAATTACGACCGCATGCAGATCAATATCAGAggaaatgttaaaaagtgttgagaaacaatttttaaaaagattacAAATATGTATTTCCAATGATGGTGAACATGTAgaaggataa